Proteins encoded within one genomic window of Streptomyces profundus:
- a CDS encoding NAD-dependent epimerase/dehydratase family protein, producing the protein MPADQPVERDAEQTGAPSTVLLTGASGIVGTLMRELLPAHGHRIRSLDMVPVPDEPDAIVADLADRAALREAVRGTDAILHLAGISLESSFEKILRANIEGTYNLYEAAREEGVRRIVFASSNHAVGMTPWPRPGDAPVPVDVPHRPDTFYGLSKCFGEDLAQLYWDKYGIETVSIRIGSCFPKINSARMLSVWLSPADGARLFHAALSAPDVGHTVVYGSSDNTRRVWDLAPAEALGYVSEDDSEVFAAEVIAAHGELDTAKPDQAHLGGAFVTDPPIWPH; encoded by the coding sequence ATGCCGGCAGATCAGCCCGTTGAACGAGATGCCGAACAGACGGGCGCCCCGTCCACCGTGCTGCTCACCGGCGCGTCGGGCATCGTCGGCACGCTGATGCGGGAGTTGCTCCCCGCGCACGGCCACCGGATCCGTTCGCTGGACATGGTCCCGGTGCCCGACGAGCCGGACGCGATCGTCGCCGATCTCGCCGACCGGGCCGCGCTGCGCGAGGCGGTGCGCGGCACCGACGCGATTCTCCATCTGGCCGGTATCTCCCTGGAGTCGTCCTTCGAGAAGATCCTGCGCGCCAACATCGAGGGGACCTACAACCTCTACGAGGCCGCCCGCGAGGAGGGCGTACGCCGGATCGTCTTCGCCTCCAGCAATCATGCCGTGGGCATGACCCCGTGGCCCCGCCCCGGCGACGCCCCGGTCCCGGTGGACGTCCCGCATCGGCCCGACACCTTCTACGGCCTCTCCAAGTGTTTCGGCGAGGACCTGGCGCAGCTCTACTGGGACAAGTACGGAATCGAGACGGTCTCCATCCGGATCGGTTCCTGCTTCCCGAAGATCAACTCGGCTCGTATGTTGTCGGTCTGGCTCAGCCCCGCCGACGGCGCCCGGCTCTTCCACGCGGCGCTCAGCGCGCCCGACGTGGGCCACACCGTCGTCTACGGCTCCTCCGACAACACGCGCAGGGTCTGGGATCTGGCACCCGCCGAGGCCCTCGGCTATGTCTCCGAGGACGACTCGGAGGTGTTCGCCGCCGAAGTGATCGCCGCCCACGGCGAGCTCGACACCGCCAAGCCCGACCAGGCCCACCTCGGCGGCGCGTTCGTCACCGACCCGCCCATCTGGCCGCACTGA
- a CDS encoding ABC transporter substrate-binding protein: MRAKWTRGATVVATGLVLAVTATACGDSGDDGGAEGEGAGKIVFWDNNGGARTDIWNEIIDAFEDEHPDIEVEYVGVPIADVQAKYDAAIQGGSGLPDVGGVSTSYLANLVAQGALDPLDERLAESGLADELAPNMLESVRSTVGGGDELFSVPTSANQGVLWYRTDLFDEAGLEPPTTWDNFFTAAETLTDRGNNAFGFTLRGGEGSIAHALDMMYAQSGIDSFWDGDQTTVNDPANVEALERYAALYGVATPEADLNSDFTNMVATFTGGSVGMLQHNLGSYGDHTAAFGEGVVDGLPMPADAEGGNHTFVSNPVDGLGLFRSSDNKAAAWAFIEFAASHAMNSRWNESAGQIPANTEVMNDPWIAQAPPTQAAVEALYDENTTIVQLPYYLPDWNDITKAGTEPNFQRLLLGEMTAQEFADDLAEQLNEAQAEWLEQR; encoded by the coding sequence ATGAGAGCAAAGTGGACCCGTGGCGCCACCGTCGTCGCCACCGGGCTGGTCCTCGCCGTCACCGCCACCGCCTGTGGCGACTCCGGCGACGACGGCGGTGCCGAGGGTGAGGGTGCCGGAAAGATCGTCTTCTGGGACAACAACGGCGGGGCCCGCACCGACATCTGGAACGAGATCATCGACGCGTTCGAGGATGAACACCCCGATATCGAGGTGGAGTACGTCGGGGTGCCGATCGCCGACGTGCAGGCCAAGTACGACGCGGCGATCCAGGGCGGCAGCGGCCTGCCCGACGTGGGCGGCGTCTCGACCTCCTACCTCGCCAACCTCGTCGCCCAGGGCGCGCTCGACCCGCTGGACGAGCGGCTCGCGGAGAGCGGCCTCGCCGACGAGCTGGCGCCCAACATGCTGGAGAGCGTGCGCTCCACCGTGGGCGGGGGCGACGAGCTGTTCTCCGTGCCGACCTCGGCCAACCAGGGGGTGCTCTGGTACCGCACCGACCTCTTCGACGAGGCCGGCCTGGAACCGCCCACCACCTGGGACAACTTCTTCACCGCCGCCGAGACGCTGACCGACCGCGGCAACAACGCGTTCGGCTTCACCCTCAGGGGCGGTGAGGGCTCCATCGCCCACGCCCTGGACATGATGTACGCGCAGTCCGGCATCGACAGCTTCTGGGACGGCGACCAGACCACGGTCAACGACCCGGCGAACGTCGAGGCGTTGGAGCGGTATGCCGCGCTCTACGGCGTGGCCACCCCGGAGGCCGACCTCAACAGCGACTTCACCAACATGGTCGCCACCTTCACCGGCGGCTCGGTCGGCATGCTCCAGCACAACCTCGGCTCCTACGGGGACCACACGGCCGCCTTCGGCGAAGGCGTGGTGGACGGGCTGCCGATGCCGGCCGACGCCGAGGGCGGCAACCACACCTTCGTCTCCAACCCGGTGGACGGCCTCGGCCTCTTCCGCTCCAGCGACAACAAGGCCGCCGCCTGGGCGTTCATCGAGTTCGCCGCCTCGCACGCCATGAACAGCCGCTGGAACGAGTCGGCCGGCCAGATACCGGCCAACACCGAGGTGATGAACGATCCGTGGATCGCCCAGGCGCCGCCCACCCAGGCCGCCGTCGAGGCGCTCTACGACGAGAACACCACCATCGTCCAGCTGCCCTACTACCTGCCCGACTGGAACGACATCACCAAAGCCGGCACCGAGCCGAACTTCCAGCGGCTGCTGCTGGGCGAGATGACGGCCCAGGAGTTCGCCGACGACCTGGCGGAGCAGCTCAACGAGGCCCAGGCGGAGTGGCTGGAGCAGCGCTGA
- a CDS encoding NCS2 family permease yields the protein MPVERLTKLDSFFQISERGSTFGREVRGGFATFFTMAYILVLNPIILSSATDVHGNQLSLEQVLTVTALVAGVMTVLMGITANLPLALAAGLGLNAMVAFQIAPRMSWPDAMGLVVLEGLLLCVISLTGFREAVMNAIPMALKQAIGVGIGLFIALIGFVNAGFTVGHEGSPPLTLGGDGELAGWPVLVFCLGLLLTLALLARKVKGAILISIVAMTLFAMAVNGIADIDDGAWGLTAPNWPDALVAAPDFNLVGEFSLFGAFGEVSAITVVLIIFTLFLTDFFDTMGTAVGVTSEAGLLDENGRVPRLGRLLFVDGLAAAAGGAASASSNTSYVESAAGVGEGARTGFANLVTGLLFTAALFFSPLATVVPAQAAAPALVAVGFLMMVQVAKIDWADHTLAIPAFVTIAVMPFTFSITNGIGAGFVAYVVLKCVTGRVREVNWLLWITAGLFLIYFAIDPVQQVLGVN from the coding sequence ATGCCGGTAGAACGGCTGACCAAACTGGACAGCTTCTTCCAGATCTCGGAACGCGGGAGCACCTTCGGCCGCGAGGTGCGCGGCGGCTTCGCCACGTTCTTCACCATGGCCTACATCCTGGTGCTGAACCCGATCATCCTCAGCAGCGCCACGGATGTGCACGGCAACCAGCTCTCCCTTGAGCAGGTGTTGACCGTGACGGCCCTGGTGGCCGGCGTCATGACCGTGCTGATGGGAATCACCGCCAACCTGCCGCTCGCGTTGGCGGCCGGGCTGGGCCTCAACGCGATGGTCGCCTTCCAGATCGCGCCCCGGATGAGCTGGCCCGACGCCATGGGCCTGGTGGTGCTGGAGGGCCTGCTGCTCTGCGTGATCTCCTTGACCGGCTTCCGTGAAGCCGTGATGAACGCCATCCCCATGGCGCTCAAGCAGGCGATCGGCGTGGGCATCGGCCTCTTCATCGCCCTGATCGGCTTTGTCAACGCGGGCTTTACCGTGGGGCACGAGGGCTCCCCGCCGCTCACCCTGGGCGGAGACGGCGAGTTGGCCGGTTGGCCGGTGCTGGTCTTCTGCCTGGGGCTGCTGCTGACGCTGGCGCTGCTGGCCCGCAAGGTCAAGGGCGCCATCCTGATCAGCATCGTGGCGATGACCCTCTTCGCGATGGCCGTCAACGGCATCGCGGACATCGACGACGGCGCCTGGGGCCTGACCGCGCCCAACTGGCCCGATGCCCTGGTCGCCGCCCCGGACTTCAACCTGGTGGGCGAGTTCAGCTTGTTCGGCGCCTTCGGCGAGGTCAGCGCCATCACCGTGGTGCTGATCATCTTCACGCTGTTCCTGACCGACTTCTTCGACACCATGGGCACCGCCGTGGGCGTCACCAGCGAGGCGGGCCTGCTGGACGAGAACGGCCGGGTGCCGCGCCTGGGCCGGCTGCTGTTCGTCGACGGTCTGGCCGCCGCCGCCGGTGGCGCCGCCTCCGCCTCGTCCAACACCTCCTATGTGGAGTCGGCCGCCGGCGTGGGCGAGGGGGCCAGGACCGGCTTCGCCAACCTGGTCACCGGGCTGCTCTTCACCGCCGCGCTGTTCTTCTCGCCGCTGGCCACCGTGGTCCCGGCCCAGGCCGCTGCGCCGGCCCTGGTCGCGGTCGGCTTCCTGATGATGGTGCAGGTCGCGAAGATCGACTGGGCGGATCACACCCTGGCCATCCCGGCGTTCGTCACCATCGCCGTGATGCCGTTCACCTTCTCGATCACCAACGGCATCGGCGCCGGCTTTGTCGCCTATGTGGTGCTCAAGTGCGTCACCGGCCGCGTCCGCGAGGTCAACTGGCTGCTGTGGATCACCGCCGGGCTGTTCCTGATCTACTTCGCCATCGACCCGGTCCAGCAGGTGCTCGGCGTCAACTGA
- a CDS encoding pectate lyase family protein → MSKERTSHRRSDTRSDSGPAGRSRLLPVAATVGCAALALVALPPHASAEEASFDELTSDAASTASFGSWPGSGHRLEQGVLPARDGWGSAEGGVTGGSGAPRERVFTVTDRGELADALAAPGDGPRIIRVQGAIDANTDADGNALSCEDYATDGYSLDAYLDAYDPDTWGRDEEPSGPQEDARLASAAVQKEQVVLSVPSHTTIVGAGSDARLLGATLDIRGVENVIVRNLTFEDTFDCFPQWDPTDGEFGEWNSEYDSAVVYGSRHVWVDHNTFTDGRRPDADQPRYFGRLFQQHDGQLDIVRGADLVTVSWNVFTDHDKTILLGNSDGAAADDRGKLRTTFHHNLFHNVNERAPRVRYGQVDVYNNHYRQDAGVPYGYSWGIGIESALVAEYNAFTLPAEITPDRAIYQWTANTGMTEHGNRVNGRSVDLLGAFQAANPEHTLGDDAGWRPELRRVVHHPLLLPLLLDIHAGAGRL, encoded by the coding sequence ATGTCCAAAGAGAGAACCTCTCACCGCAGATCCGACACCAGATCCGACAGCGGACCAGCCGGTAGGTCCCGGCTGCTGCCGGTGGCAGCGACGGTCGGTTGCGCCGCACTCGCGCTGGTCGCCCTGCCGCCGCACGCCTCCGCCGAGGAGGCGTCGTTCGACGAGCTGACGTCCGACGCCGCCTCCACCGCCTCGTTCGGGTCCTGGCCGGGCTCCGGGCACCGCCTGGAGCAGGGCGTGCTGCCGGCACGCGACGGCTGGGGCTCGGCGGAGGGCGGGGTCACCGGCGGATCCGGTGCGCCGCGCGAGCGGGTCTTCACCGTCACCGACCGCGGTGAGCTGGCCGACGCCCTCGCCGCCCCGGGCGACGGGCCCCGGATCATCCGTGTCCAGGGCGCCATCGATGCCAACACCGACGCCGACGGCAACGCGCTGAGCTGCGAGGACTACGCCACCGACGGCTACAGCCTGGACGCCTACCTGGACGCCTACGACCCCGACACCTGGGGTCGCGACGAGGAGCCAAGCGGGCCGCAGGAGGACGCCCGCCTCGCCTCGGCGGCGGTGCAGAAGGAACAGGTGGTGCTCTCCGTTCCCTCCCACACCACCATCGTGGGGGCGGGGTCCGACGCCCGGCTGCTGGGCGCCACGCTGGACATCAGGGGCGTCGAGAACGTCATCGTCCGCAACCTGACGTTCGAGGACACCTTCGACTGCTTCCCCCAGTGGGACCCCACCGACGGTGAGTTCGGCGAGTGGAACTCGGAGTACGACAGCGCGGTGGTGTACGGCTCCCGCCATGTCTGGGTGGACCACAACACGTTCACCGACGGCCGTCGCCCCGACGCCGACCAGCCGCGTTACTTCGGGCGGCTGTTCCAGCAGCACGACGGCCAGCTCGACATCGTGCGCGGCGCCGATCTGGTGACGGTCAGCTGGAACGTGTTCACCGACCACGACAAGACGATCCTGCTCGGCAACTCCGACGGCGCCGCCGCCGACGACCGGGGCAAGCTGCGCACCACCTTCCACCACAACCTCTTCCACAACGTCAACGAGCGTGCGCCGCGCGTCCGTTACGGGCAGGTGGACGTCTACAACAACCACTACCGGCAGGACGCGGGCGTTCCCTACGGCTACAGCTGGGGCATCGGCATCGAGTCGGCGCTGGTCGCCGAGTACAACGCCTTCACGCTGCCCGCCGAGATCACTCCGGACCGGGCCATATACCAGTGGACCGCGAACACCGGCATGACCGAGCACGGGAACCGGGTCAACGGGCGCTCCGTCGATCTGCTGGGCGCCTTCCAGGCGGCCAACCCGGAGCACACCCTCGGCGACGACGCCGGCTGGCGTCCCGAGTTGCGGCGCGTGGTGCACCACCCGCTGCTGCTGCCCCTGCTGCTTGACATCCACGCCGGAGCCGGCCGACTGTGA
- a CDS encoding 5-dehydro-4-deoxyglucarate dehydratase: MTEGTLAQRLDGLLFFPVTAYGPDGSLNLTAFRAHLRAGVDAGAGAVFVCCGTGEFHALTPTEFADCVATAVDEVAGAVPVVAGAGYGTSLASEYARLAERAGADGLLAMPPYLVVPDQRGLVAHFARLAAATSLEVIVYQRDNVVLTPAAAVELAATPGIVGLKDGLGDLDLLQRIISAVRTSHPDQPFRYFNGLPTAELTSLAYQGLGVRLYSSAAFAFVPEVALAFHRALQQGDEETVGRLLDGFYRPLVELRDRGRGYAVSLVKAGVRMRGLDVGEVRSPLSEPLPEHLDELAELIDRGLGLVNG, encoded by the coding sequence ATGACCGAAGGCACCCTGGCTCAGCGGCTGGACGGCCTGCTGTTCTTCCCCGTGACCGCCTACGGCCCCGATGGCTCCCTCAACCTCACGGCCTTCCGCGCGCACCTGCGCGCGGGCGTCGACGCGGGTGCCGGCGCGGTCTTCGTCTGCTGCGGCACCGGCGAGTTCCACGCCCTCACCCCGACGGAGTTCGCCGACTGTGTGGCCACGGCCGTCGACGAGGTCGCGGGCGCCGTGCCCGTGGTGGCGGGTGCCGGCTATGGCACCTCGCTGGCCAGCGAATACGCCCGGCTCGCCGAACGTGCCGGCGCCGACGGCCTGTTGGCGATGCCCCCCTATCTGGTGGTTCCCGACCAGCGGGGCCTGGTCGCGCACTTCGCGCGGCTGGCCGCCGCCACCTCGCTTGAGGTGATCGTCTACCAGCGCGACAACGTGGTGCTGACGCCCGCCGCGGCCGTCGAGCTGGCCGCCACCCCCGGCATCGTCGGCCTCAAGGACGGCCTCGGCGACCTCGACCTGCTCCAACGGATCATCTCGGCCGTGCGGACCAGCCACCCCGACCAGCCGTTCCGCTACTTCAACGGACTGCCGACGGCCGAGCTGACCAGCCTCGCCTACCAGGGGCTCGGCGTGCGGCTCTACTCGTCCGCCGCCTTCGCCTTCGTGCCCGAGGTCGCGCTCGCCTTCCATCGCGCGCTCCAGCAGGGCGACGAGGAGACGGTGGGCCGGCTGCTCGACGGCTTCTACCGGCCGCTGGTCGAACTGCGCGACCGGGGCAGGGGCTATGCCGTCTCCCTGGTCAAGGCCGGGGTGCGGATGCGCGGCCTGGACGTGGGGGAGGTGCGGTCGCCGCTGTCCGAGCCGCTGCCCGAGCATCTCGACGAGCTGGCCGAGCTGATCGACCGCGGCCTCGGGCTGGTGAACGGCTGA
- a CDS encoding NtaA/DmoA family FMN-dependent monooxygenase (This protein belongs to a clade of FMN-dependent monooxygenases, within a broader family of flavin-dependent oxidoreductases, the luciferase-like monooxygenase (LMM) family, some of whose members use coenzyme F420 rather than FMN.), translating into MTQPSRQPRKRIILGAYLGGVNHHTVWSAPEADSQIAFSSFRHLAQTVERGKFDFFFLAEGLAIRERLGRFFDQDVVGRPDTLPVLAALAGVTEHLGLIGTINATFNEPYELARQLSSLDHLSDGRAGWNVVTSFDAFTGQNFRRGGFLHRDDRYVRADEFLTVARQLWDSWPEDAIEADKESGRFLRPEHADAGRFAFSGKQFEIAGRFTTPRSPQGRPVVLQAGVSPHGRDFAVARADAIFSPFHRLDEAQEFYRDIQRRAARAGRPPGAVKVLPSASFVLGDTEAEAAERQREIARQQVSGRTAQILLEAVWNRDLSGYDPDGPLPDVEPDVEGPRIIQGRAVIHQDARQTAAEWRELAEAKGFSLRELAIHLFSRTEFVGTPEQVADRLDSFVQNEGSDGFILGSHLTPTGLDEFVDRVIPLLQERGAVRTEYTGTTLREHLGLPST; encoded by the coding sequence ATGACCCAGCCATCCCGGCAGCCGCGCAAGCGGATCATCCTGGGCGCCTACCTCGGCGGCGTCAACCACCACACGGTCTGGTCGGCCCCCGAGGCCGACAGCCAGATCGCGTTCTCCTCCTTCCGGCACCTGGCCCAGACCGTCGAGCGCGGCAAGTTCGACTTCTTCTTCCTGGCCGAGGGGCTCGCCATCCGCGAGCGGCTCGGGCGGTTCTTCGACCAGGACGTCGTCGGCCGCCCCGACACCCTCCCGGTGCTCGCCGCCCTGGCCGGCGTGACCGAACACCTCGGGCTGATCGGCACCATCAACGCCACCTTCAACGAGCCCTATGAACTCGCCCGACAACTCAGCAGCCTCGACCACCTCTCCGACGGGCGCGCCGGCTGGAACGTGGTCACCTCGTTCGACGCCTTCACCGGACAGAACTTCCGCCGGGGCGGCTTCCTGCACCGGGACGACCGCTATGTACGGGCCGACGAGTTCCTCACCGTGGCGCGTCAGCTCTGGGACTCCTGGCCCGAGGACGCCATCGAGGCGGACAAGGAGAGCGGTCGGTTCCTACGCCCTGAGCACGCGGACGCGGGCCGGTTCGCGTTCAGCGGCAAGCAGTTCGAGATAGCGGGCCGCTTCACCACGCCGCGCTCGCCCCAGGGCAGGCCGGTCGTGCTCCAGGCCGGTGTCTCCCCCCACGGCCGGGACTTCGCGGTCGCCAGGGCCGACGCGATCTTCTCGCCGTTCCACCGCCTGGACGAGGCCCAGGAGTTCTACCGGGACATCCAGCGGCGCGCCGCCCGCGCCGGCCGTCCGCCGGGAGCGGTGAAGGTGCTGCCCTCGGCGTCCTTCGTGCTCGGCGACACGGAGGCGGAAGCCGCCGAACGACAGCGGGAGATCGCCCGGCAGCAGGTCAGCGGGCGGACGGCGCAGATCCTGCTGGAGGCCGTCTGGAACCGCGACCTCTCCGGCTACGACCCCGACGGGCCGCTGCCCGACGTGGAACCGGACGTGGAGGGGCCGAGGATCATCCAAGGACGCGCCGTCATCCACCAGGACGCCAGGCAGACCGCCGCCGAATGGCGGGAGTTGGCCGAGGCGAAGGGCTTCTCGCTGCGCGAGTTGGCCATCCACCTCTTCTCCCGCACCGAGTTCGTCGGGACGCCCGAGCAGGTGGCCGACCGGCTCGACTCCTTCGTCCAGAACGAGGGCTCGGACGGCTTCATCCTGGGCTCGCACCTCACCCCGACCGGCCTCGACGAGTTCGTCGACCGGGTCATCCCCCTCCTCCAGGAACGAGGCGCCGTACGCACCGAGTACACCGGCACCACCCTACGAGAGCACCTCGGCCTCCCCTCCACCTGA
- a CDS encoding LLM class flavin-dependent oxidoreductase, with amino-acid sequence MTSSHLPPNGSPLLDTPLHLAVALDGAGWHPAAWRESRARPDELTGARYWADLVRTAESGLLDLVTIEDALALQPTVPDGPDDRLDRVRGRLDAVLIASRVAPLTRHIGLIPTATTTHTEPFHVSKAIATLDHVSLGRAGLRAQVSRPVENAHFGRRELGEVSLADPGTPAARAFVAEHFGEAEDFLEVVRRLWDSWEDDAEIRDAATGRFIDRDKLHTVDFQGRWFSVRGPSIVPRPPQGQPPVAVLAHESLPYRLGARQADVVFVTPRDVEQARAIVAEIRAEQSAAGRERDTVHVFADLVVLLADTAEAAQERLARLDERAGAPIASDALVFAGTAAELADTLLAWQRAGLTGYRLRPAVLPDDLDAVVGRLVPELQRRGAFRTAYGEETLRSRLGLPHPANRYATPAG; translated from the coding sequence GTGACGTCTTCGCACCTACCCCCGAACGGCTCTCCGCTCCTCGACACCCCCCTCCATCTGGCGGTCGCCCTGGACGGCGCCGGCTGGCATCCGGCCGCCTGGCGTGAGTCCCGGGCGCGCCCCGACGAGTTGACCGGCGCCCGCTACTGGGCCGATCTGGTCCGCACCGCCGAGTCGGGCCTCCTCGACCTGGTCACCATCGAGGACGCCCTCGCCCTCCAGCCCACCGTGCCCGACGGCCCCGACGACCGGCTCGACCGGGTGCGCGGACGACTGGACGCGGTGCTGATCGCCTCCAGGGTCGCGCCGCTGACCCGGCACATCGGGCTGATCCCCACGGCGACCACCACCCACACCGAGCCCTTCCACGTCTCCAAGGCCATCGCGACCCTGGACCATGTCAGCCTCGGCCGCGCGGGACTGCGGGCCCAGGTGTCCCGCCCGGTCGAGAACGCGCACTTCGGGCGCAGGGAGTTGGGCGAGGTCAGCCTCGCCGACCCCGGCACGCCGGCGGCGCGCGCCTTTGTGGCCGAACACTTCGGCGAGGCCGAGGACTTCCTGGAGGTGGTGCGGCGGCTCTGGGACAGCTGGGAGGACGACGCCGAGATCAGAGACGCCGCCACCGGCCGCTTCATCGACCGGGACAAGCTGCACACCGTCGACTTCCAGGGCCGCTGGTTCAGCGTGCGCGGCCCGTCCATCGTGCCCAGGCCGCCGCAGGGGCAGCCGCCGGTGGCGGTGCTGGCGCACGAGAGCCTGCCCTACCGGCTGGGTGCCCGGCAGGCGGACGTGGTCTTCGTGACACCGCGCGACGTCGAACAGGCGCGGGCCATCGTGGCGGAGATCCGTGCGGAGCAGAGCGCCGCCGGCCGCGAACGGGACACCGTCCATGTCTTCGCCGACCTGGTGGTGCTCCTCGCCGACACGGCCGAAGCCGCCCAGGAGCGGCTCGCTCGCCTGGACGAACGGGCCGGCGCCCCGATCGCCAGCGACGCGCTCGTCTTCGCCGGCACCGCCGCGGAGTTGGCCGACACCCTGCTGGCGTGGCAGCGCGCCGGCCTGACCGGGTACCGGCTGCGCCCCGCCGTGCTGCCCGACGACCTGGACGCCGTGGTCGGCCGGCTGGTGCCGGAACTGCAACGGCGCGGTGCCTTCCGCACCGCCTACGGCGAGGAGACCCTGCGCTCCCGCCTCGGACTGCCGCACCCGGCCAACCGCTATGCCACCCCCGCTGGTTGA
- a CDS encoding NUDIX hydrolase, whose product MRASGRVLLVDGQERLLLFRSTDEAGADPYWMTPGGGKRRRESLAATAARELWEETGLRVRPAELGARVAWTGGFADLGWRAGRFEDHFFLLRVDRHEVDTRHMERHERTTLAEHRWWPVDALATAEEPIVPLGVAPLVTDLLAGRLPAEPVRLPWHH is encoded by the coding sequence ATGCGCGCGTCGGGACGGGTGTTGCTGGTGGACGGACAAGAGCGGCTGCTGCTCTTCCGGTCCACGGACGAGGCGGGTGCCGACCCGTACTGGATGACGCCGGGCGGTGGGAAGCGTCGCCGGGAGAGCCTGGCCGCCACCGCCGCCCGGGAGCTGTGGGAGGAGACGGGGCTGCGGGTGCGGCCGGCGGAGCTGGGCGCCCGCGTCGCCTGGACGGGGGGCTTCGCCGACCTCGGCTGGCGCGCCGGCCGCTTCGAGGACCACTTCTTCCTCCTCCGGGTCGACCGCCACGAGGTGGACACCCGGCACATGGAGCGGCACGAGCGCACCACCCTGGCGGAGCACCGCTGGTGGCCGGTCGACGCGCTGGCGACCGCCGAGGAGCCGATCGTCCCGCTCGGTGTGGCGCCGCTCGTCACCGATCTGCTGGCCGGCCGCCTCCCGGCCGAGCCGGTCCGGCTGCCCTGGCACCACTGA
- a CDS encoding serine hydrolase domain-containing protein, translating to MATETPEVSGVATAAFEPLRAEFAAVLDADPGHAAQLAVHLHGRLVVDLWGGPDIQGDSLTGVFSSTKGIAFLVAALLVRRGQLDVTREVRSYWPEFAAEGKGGISVHDLLAHRAGSIGTEDGFTREELADDAAIADRLAGHHPYWHPGRAFGYHSLTVGALTGEIVRRITGRSLRALYDEEIRGPLGVDFHLGLPEAEERRLRTILPAPPGEPGASEPAGPPDGIAGIAGNRHRGDAPTVLHELPNSRRFRAGGQSSAGGVASARGLSRLYAAAVTGVDGAEPLLDEATARLCGLPYSVGHDLVLDMRRAYGLGFMVGFPHLPAGTFGHDGAGGSVALASPSTGLAFGYTRRVFAGGSAPEADRLAAVAHACALRAG from the coding sequence ATGGCAACTGAGACACCCGAGGTGAGCGGCGTCGCGACCGCCGCGTTCGAGCCGTTGCGCGCGGAGTTCGCGGCGGTGCTGGACGCGGATCCAGGGCACGCGGCGCAGCTCGCCGTCCATCTCCACGGCCGACTGGTGGTGGACCTGTGGGGCGGTCCCGATATCCAGGGGGACAGCCTGACGGGTGTCTTCTCCTCGACCAAGGGCATCGCCTTCCTGGTGGCCGCGCTGCTGGTGCGGCGCGGCCAGTTGGATGTGACGCGTGAGGTCCGCTCCTACTGGCCGGAGTTCGCCGCCGAGGGCAAGGGCGGGATCAGCGTGCACGATCTGCTGGCCCACCGCGCCGGTTCGATCGGCACCGAGGACGGCTTCACCCGGGAGGAGCTGGCCGACGACGCGGCGATCGCCGACCGGCTGGCCGGGCACCACCCCTACTGGCACCCGGGCCGAGCCTTCGGCTACCACTCCCTGACGGTCGGCGCGCTGACCGGGGAGATCGTCCGCCGGATCACGGGCCGCTCGCTGCGCGCGCTCTACGACGAGGAGATACGCGGGCCGTTGGGCGTCGACTTCCACCTCGGCCTGCCCGAGGCGGAGGAGCGCAGGCTCCGCACCATCCTCCCGGCCCCGCCCGGCGAGCCAGGGGCGTCCGAGCCGGCCGGTCCCCCGGACGGCATCGCTGGGATCGCCGGCAACCGGCACCGCGGAGACGCACCGACCGTGCTGCACGAGCTGCCCAACTCCCGGCGGTTCCGGGCGGGTGGCCAGTCCTCGGCCGGCGGCGTCGCCTCCGCCCGTGGCCTGTCCCGCCTCTACGCGGCGGCGGTCACCGGCGTCGACGGCGCCGAGCCGCTGCTGGACGAGGCGACGGCGCGGCTGTGCGGGCTGCCCTACTCGGTCGGGCACGATCTGGTGCTCGATATGCGGCGCGCCTACGGCCTGGGCTTCATGGTCGGCTTTCCCCACCTGCCGGCCGGCACCTTCGGCCACGACGGCGCGGGCGGCTCGGTCGCCCTCGCCTCGCCGAGCACGGGGCTCGCCTTCGGCTACACCCGCCGCGTCTTCGCCGGCGGCTCGGCCCCCGAAGCGGATCGGCTGGCCGCCGTGGCCCACGCCTGCGCCCTGCGGGCGGGCTGA